In Callithrix jacchus isolate 240 chromosome 18, calJac240_pri, whole genome shotgun sequence, one DNA window encodes the following:
- the LOC128928150 gene encoding heterogeneous nuclear ribonucleoprotein A1: protein MSKSESPKEPEQLRKLFIGGLSFETTDESLRSHFEQWGTLTDCVVMRDPNTKRSRGFGFVTYATVEEVDAAMNARPHKVDGRVVEPKRAVSREDSQRPGAHLTVKKIFVGGIKEDTEEHHLRDYFEQYGKIEVIEIMTDRGSGKKRGFAFVTFDDHDSVDKIVIQKYHTVNGHNCEVRKALSKQEMASASSSQRGRSGSGNFGGGRGGGFGGNDNFGRGGNFSGRGGFGGSRGGGGYGGSGDGYNGFGNDGGNFGGGGSYNDFGSYNNQSSNFGPMKGGNFGGRSSGPYGGGGQYFAKPRNQGGYGGSSSSSSYGSGRRF from the coding sequence atgtctaagtcagagtctcctaaagagccggaacagctgaggaagctcttcattggagggttgagctttgaaacaaccgatgagagcctcaggagccattttgagcaatggggaacgctcacagactgtgtggtcatgagagatccaaacaccaagcgctccaggggctttgggttcgTCACGTATgcaactgtggaggaggtggatgcagccatgaatgcaaggccacacaaagtggatggaagagttgtggaaccaaagagagctgtctcaagagaagattctcaaagaccaggtgcccacttaactgtgaaaaaaatattcgttggtggcattaaagaagacactgaagaacatcacctaagagattattttgaacagtatggaaaaattgaagtgattgaaatcatgacggacagaggcagtggcaagaaaaggggctttgcctttgtaacctttgacgaccatgactccgtggataagattgtcattcagaaataccatactgtgaatggccacaactgtgaagttaggaaagccctgtcaaagcaagagatggctagtgcttcatccagccaaagaggtcgaagtggttctggaaactttggtggtggtcgTGGAGGAGGTTTCggtgggaatgacaactttggtcgTGGAGGAAATTTCAGCGGTcgtggtggctttggtggcagccgtggtggtggtggttatggtggcagtggggatggctataatggatttggcaatgatggaggcaattttggaggtggtggaagctacaatgattttggcagttacaacaatcagtcttcaaattttggacccatgaagggaggaaactttggaggcagaagctctggcccctatggtggtggcggccaatactttgccaaaccacgaaaccaaggtggctatggcggttccagtagcagcagtagctatggcagtggcagaagattttaa